In a single window of the Streptococcus ilei genome:
- the cls gene encoding cardiolipin synthase — protein MSFRKIRLLMSKYGFSILFMGFELWLSFAAFFWLNGWFPNWMSVTIMVLLYISTILAIVNRNMPPESKVTWLLIAVIPVFGSLLYLMFGERRLSKKEMVQLENMESMNFREDKSRVLRLQLKEESKAVYGMVKSILSMDHNADLYNGTVSTFFPLGDQMFPQLLEDLRSAKKFIFLEFYIIEEGLMWNSILDILLEKVKEGVEVKLLYDDIGCMATLKGNYSKRLRKLGIDAHKFNKVVPRLTVAYNNRDHRKILVIDGQIGYTGGVNLADEYINQRERFGHWKDSAVRLDGRAVKALTRLFLMNWYINQGEIEDFDKYHMENQAVDGEGFYIPFGSGPKPIYKSQVGKAVYQNIINQATDYVYITTPYLIIDYDLTEDIRNAALRGVDVRIVTPSIPDKKLIQIVTRGAYPDLMEAGVKIYEYTPGFIHSKQVLADDEVAVVGTINFDYRSLVHHYENAVWMYRSPELTKIRTDFEEIFSVSQQIKLDTFRITWYQYLIKEIMQLFAPML, from the coding sequence GTGAGTTTTCGAAAGATTCGATTGTTAATGTCCAAATATGGGTTCAGTATCCTCTTTATGGGGTTCGAACTCTGGCTGTCTTTTGCGGCCTTCTTTTGGCTTAATGGATGGTTCCCAAATTGGATGTCTGTCACTATCATGGTCCTCTTGTATATCTCGACCATTTTGGCGATCGTCAACCGCAATATGCCTCCAGAGAGCAAGGTGACCTGGCTCTTGATTGCCGTCATCCCCGTCTTTGGTTCCCTTCTTTACCTCATGTTTGGGGAGCGTCGTCTGTCCAAAAAAGAAATGGTTCAGTTGGAAAATATGGAGTCCATGAATTTCCGTGAGGACAAGAGCCGCGTGCTTCGCCTCCAGTTAAAGGAAGAGAGTAAGGCCGTTTATGGGATGGTCAAGTCTATTCTATCCATGGACCACAATGCAGATCTCTACAACGGGACAGTTTCGACCTTTTTCCCACTAGGGGATCAGATGTTTCCACAATTGTTGGAGGATTTGCGCTCAGCCAAGAAATTTATCTTTCTCGAATTTTATATCATCGAGGAAGGTCTGATGTGGAACAGCATCCTAGATATCCTACTTGAGAAAGTTAAAGAAGGGGTCGAAGTGAAGCTGTTATACGATGATATTGGCTGTATGGCGACCCTCAAGGGAAACTATTCTAAACGCTTGCGCAAGTTAGGGATTGATGCCCATAAGTTTAACAAGGTGGTGCCACGATTAACGGTGGCCTATAACAACCGAGACCACAGAAAGATCTTGGTCATTGATGGTCAGATTGGCTATACAGGTGGGGTCAACCTAGCGGATGAGTATATCAACCAGAGAGAACGCTTCGGCCATTGGAAAGATAGTGCAGTGCGCTTGGACGGTCGAGCCGTCAAGGCCTTGACGCGACTTTTTCTCATGAACTGGTACATTAACCAGGGAGAAATTGAAGATTTTGATAAATACCATATGGAAAACCAAGCGGTAGATGGTGAAGGTTTCTATATCCCCTTTGGTAGTGGACCGAAACCGATCTATAAGTCCCAGGTTGGTAAGGCTGTGTATCAGAATATCATCAATCAGGCAACGGACTATGTCTATATTACGACCCCTTATTTAATCATTGATTATGATTTGACAGAAGATATTCGAAATGCGGCACTCCGAGGCGTTGACGTACGCATCGTGACCCCCTCCATTCCGGATAAAAAGTTGATCCAAATCGTTACACGAGGGGCTTATCCAGACCTGATGGAAGCAGGGGTAAAAATCTATGAGTACACTCCAGGCTTTATCCATAGCAAGCAAGTATTGGCCGATGATGAAGTCGCAGTAGTCGGGACCATCAATTTTGACTATCGGAGTCTAGTCCATCACTATGAGAATGCTGTCTGGATGTATCGAAGCCCAGAATTGACCAAGATCCGAACTGATTTTGAAGAGATTTTCTCCGTGTCTCAGCAGATCAAATTGGACACTTTCCGAATCACCTGGTACCAGTATTTGATCAAAGAGATTATGCAGTTATTTGCGCCCATGCTATAG
- a CDS encoding DUF1292 domain-containing protein, with translation MAHNHDHDHNHDERELITLVDEQGNETLFEILLTIDGKEEFGKNYVLLIPANAEEDENGEVEIQAYSFTENEDGTEGDLQPIPEDSDDEWNMIEEVFNSFMEE, from the coding sequence ATGGCACACAATCATGATCATGACCACAACCATGACGAACGCGAATTGATTACATTGGTAGATGAGCAAGGAAACGAAACCTTGTTTGAAATCCTTTTGACCATTGATGGAAAAGAAGAATTTGGTAAAAACTATGTTCTTTTGATTCCTGCAAATGCAGAAGAAGATGAAAACGGTGAAGTAGAAATCCAAGCTTACTCATTTACTGAAAACGAAGACGGAACAGAAGGCGACCTTCAACCAATCCCAGAAGATTCAGATGATGAATGGAACATGATTGAAGAAGTCTTCAACAGCTTTATGGAGGAGTGA
- a CDS encoding SP0191 family lipoprotein translates to MKKKLICLGVLLLALTACGQKKHGKTDSSSVQKSNSAKIESFNKENRNLLEKAEEQQVFTKHFVLPTDEKGIRQEQTITYQGEQLQKLVMTNTTPASDELKKAIREVGLEEAQRLMVESMDKDEQLQQARTLPGFTIELTVPNENEYQTVITYDFTQLDTKKAVELEYFKSANIADLLKLTPTEYMNNLLRNGAKEE, encoded by the coding sequence ATGAAAAAGAAGCTTATTTGTCTAGGAGTCTTGCTTCTGGCGCTGACAGCTTGTGGACAGAAGAAACATGGGAAAACCGATTCTTCCAGTGTTCAAAAATCCAACAGTGCTAAAATTGAATCATTCAATAAAGAAAATCGAAATCTGTTAGAAAAGGCAGAAGAACAGCAAGTCTTTACCAAGCATTTTGTCCTTCCGACAGATGAGAAAGGTATTCGCCAAGAACAGACCATCACCTATCAAGGGGAACAATTACAAAAATTGGTCATGACCAATACCACTCCTGCCAGTGATGAATTGAAAAAAGCCATTCGAGAGGTCGGCCTCGAAGAAGCCCAACGATTGATGGTGGAGTCGATGGACAAGGATGAACAACTCCAACAGGCACGGACTCTTCCAGGCTTTACCATTGAACTGACCGTACCAAATGAAAATGAATACCAAACGGTCATCACCTATGACTTCACTCAGTTGGATACTAAAAAAGCGGTTGAGTTAGAGTACTTCAAATCAGCGAATATTGCGGATTTGTTGAAGTTGACACCAACAGAGTATATGAATAATCTACTCCGTAATGGAGCAAAAGAAGAATAA
- a CDS encoding competence/damage-inducible protein A yields MKAEIIAVGTEILTGQIVNTNAQFLSEKLAGLGIDVYFQTAVGDNADRLLSVLAIARDRSDLVILTGGLGPTEDDLTKQTLAQFLGRDLTFDPEAMAKLDRFFASRPEHIRTPNNLRQAQIVTGSTPLQNLTGLAVGGLIEVEGVSYVVLPGPPSELKPMVTDELVPLLATGEKLYSRVLRFFGIGESQLVTVLADVIDGQTDPTVAPYAKTGEVTLRLSTKAASQEQADQKLDQLEQVILRHETLDGQALSQLFYGYGDDNSLAKVAFELLRERGLTLTAAESLTAGMFQSTLANFSGASAVLPGGFVTYSIEEKSKMLQIPLAELQEHGVVSAHTAERMAAQARLLTGADYGVSLTGVAGPDSLEGHPAGTVFIGIAGPKGVQSIKVNIAGRSRMDVRKVAVLHAFNLVRRTVLLDENLL; encoded by the coding sequence ATGAAAGCAGAGATCATTGCAGTGGGAACTGAAATTCTCACAGGACAGATTGTCAATACCAATGCGCAATTCTTATCAGAAAAGTTGGCCGGTCTAGGGATCGACGTTTATTTCCAAACTGCAGTTGGGGATAATGCCGATCGTCTCTTGTCTGTTCTTGCGATTGCGCGTGATCGAAGTGATCTCGTCATCCTCACGGGAGGCCTCGGACCGACCGAAGACGACCTGACCAAGCAGACCCTAGCGCAGTTCTTGGGTAGAGACCTGACCTTTGATCCAGAAGCAATGGCCAAGTTGGACCGCTTCTTTGCCAGTCGGCCAGAACATATCCGAACTCCCAACAATCTGAGACAAGCGCAAATAGTGACAGGCTCAACACCGCTCCAAAATTTGACTGGTTTGGCAGTGGGAGGGTTGATTGAAGTAGAGGGCGTTAGCTATGTGGTCTTGCCTGGTCCCCCTAGTGAACTGAAACCTATGGTTACTGATGAGTTAGTGCCCCTTCTAGCCACAGGCGAGAAGCTCTACTCACGCGTCTTGCGCTTTTTTGGAATCGGGGAAAGCCAGCTGGTAACCGTTCTAGCCGATGTGATTGATGGCCAGACTGACCCGACGGTGGCTCCTTATGCCAAGACCGGAGAAGTGACCTTGCGCTTGTCGACCAAGGCTGCGTCACAAGAGCAGGCTGATCAGAAATTGGATCAGTTGGAGCAAGTGATCCTTCGTCATGAGACTTTAGATGGTCAAGCCTTGAGCCAGCTCTTCTATGGCTATGGAGATGACAATTCCCTAGCTAAGGTTGCTTTTGAACTCTTGCGAGAGAGAGGTTTGACCCTAACCGCAGCAGAGAGCTTGACAGCCGGGATGTTCCAATCGACTCTGGCTAATTTCTCAGGAGCCTCAGCAGTCCTACCAGGAGGTTTCGTCACCTACAGCATAGAGGAAAAGAGCAAAATGCTCCAAATCCCCCTAGCTGAGTTGCAAGAACATGGAGTGGTCTCTGCCCATACAGCTGAGCGGATGGCGGCGCAAGCCCGTCTCTTAACAGGGGCTGATTATGGAGTTAGTCTGACAGGTGTTGCTGGCCCAGACAGTCTAGAAGGCCACCCAGCAGGGACCGTTTTTATTGGAATTGCAGGTCCTAAAGGAGTCCAATCGATCAAGGTCAATATCGCTGGCCGGAGTCGTATGGATGTTCGGAAAGTTGCAGTCCTCCATGCCTTTAATCTGGTACGCCGGACTGTATTATTAGATGAAAATTTGCTATAA
- a CDS encoding SP_0198 family lipoprotein, which translates to MAKKMTVLLATATVLLLGACSNQQTPSQTNTSSSATTTTATSSKQTTTSPQVNQTGLDGTYMGMDESDQVTLVITGDSGTWTAVEADGEQELKQVKLDATNQIIFIGDDGYRYQLEGQQLTLKETDQDLGDQDTIVLTKQ; encoded by the coding sequence ATGGCAAAGAAAATGACTGTTTTATTAGCAACAGCTACAGTCCTCCTACTTGGAGCGTGTTCAAATCAGCAAACACCATCGCAAACGAATACTTCATCAAGTGCGACGACAACAACGGCGACATCTTCTAAACAGACAACAACCAGCCCGCAGGTGAACCAAACTGGTCTTGACGGAACCTATATGGGAATGGATGAAAGTGATCAAGTGACTCTCGTCATCACTGGTGATTCAGGGACTTGGACAGCTGTAGAGGCAGATGGAGAGCAAGAGCTGAAACAGGTCAAGCTAGATGCTACCAACCAGATCATTTTTATCGGAGATGATGGTTACCGCTATCAATTAGAGGGTCAACAATTGACCCTGAAAGAAACGGACCAAGACTTGGGTGATCAGGATACGATCGTTCTGACCAAGCAATAA
- a CDS encoding DNA-3-methyladenine glycosylase I — translation MPKRCGWVKMNNPLYVAYHDEEWGRPLHDDQALFELLCMETYQAGLSWETVLNKRQAFREAFHGYQIQAVAKMTDSELEPLMDNPAIIRNRAKIFATRANAQAFLQVQAEFGTFDAYLWSFVNGKTIVNDVPDYRQAPAKTVLSEKLAKDLKKRGFKFTGPVAVLSYLQAAGLVNDHENDCEWKNPNS, via the coding sequence ATGCCAAAACGTTGTGGCTGGGTTAAAATGAATAACCCGCTCTATGTAGCCTACCATGATGAAGAATGGGGACGTCCTCTCCACGATGATCAAGCCCTTTTTGAGTTGCTCTGTATGGAGACCTATCAGGCTGGTCTGTCTTGGGAAACGGTGCTCAATAAACGCCAAGCTTTCCGAGAAGCGTTTCATGGCTATCAAATTCAAGCGGTCGCAAAGATGACTGACTCTGAATTGGAGCCCTTGATGGACAATCCAGCTATCATTCGAAATCGGGCAAAGATTTTTGCCACACGAGCCAACGCTCAAGCCTTTCTACAAGTCCAGGCAGAGTTTGGCACCTTTGATGCTTATCTTTGGTCTTTTGTCAATGGGAAAACCATCGTCAATGATGTTCCAGATTACCGGCAGGCTCCAGCGAAGACAGTTCTTTCTGAGAAGCTAGCCAAGGACCTCAAAAAGCGTGGTTTCAAGTTTACGGGTCCCGTTGCGGTCTTATCCTACCTACAAGCAGCAGGCCTGGTCAATGACCATGAGAATGATTGTGAATGGAAAAATCCGAATAGCTAA
- a CDS encoding bifunctional folylpolyglutamate synthase/dihydrofolate synthase — translation MNQIEEWMNSRIGLNFRSGLGRMQQAVKLLGDPREAVPMIHVTGTNGKGSTIAFMRQLFQQHGLKVGTFTSPHIVSMHDRICINGQPISDQNLIRLGQSIQAMESQLLETHDQLSYFEIITLLAFLYFHEQKVDLALIEVGIGGLLDTTNVITGEVAVITSVGLDHQETLGGSLEAIARQKAGIFKAGKPAVIGPLAKEAEQVCIEKAQAIGCPLARYGEDFQLVKGVFQDAQHRFDSLKIGLNGAYQEENAAVALEAFFLFMEQRGLAVDENGVREALQATSWPGRLENFDQGVYLDGAHNPHAIHRLVEYARTFSDKRVKILFGALKRKDYKGMLEIFSRDLPEADLTVTTFAYGEVVQEADGLGYPYVADFRDYLQDFYSRQDGQEVLFVTGSLYFISEVRAYLLEQGKNPL, via the coding sequence ATGAATCAAATTGAAGAATGGATGAATAGCCGAATTGGACTCAATTTTCGTTCAGGCTTGGGGCGGATGCAACAGGCTGTAAAGCTCTTAGGGGACCCTCGTGAAGCTGTTCCGATGATCCATGTGACGGGGACCAACGGTAAGGGCTCGACCATTGCGTTTATGCGCCAGCTATTCCAACAACATGGCCTAAAAGTCGGGACCTTTACTTCTCCGCATATTGTTAGTATGCATGATCGGATTTGTATCAATGGGCAACCAATTTCGGATCAAAATCTGATTCGCTTGGGTCAGAGCATTCAAGCGATGGAGTCTCAGCTTCTTGAGACTCACGACCAACTCTCTTACTTTGAAATCATCACCCTCTTGGCCTTTTTGTATTTCCATGAACAAAAAGTAGACCTGGCCTTGATCGAGGTTGGGATCGGAGGCCTCCTTGATACGACCAATGTCATCACAGGAGAGGTAGCAGTGATCACCTCAGTAGGGCTGGATCATCAGGAGACCTTGGGAGGAAGCCTAGAGGCCATTGCTAGGCAAAAAGCTGGGATCTTTAAAGCCGGGAAGCCGGCTGTTATCGGTCCACTGGCTAAAGAGGCTGAGCAAGTCTGCATAGAAAAGGCCCAAGCAATAGGCTGTCCGCTAGCTCGCTATGGAGAAGATTTCCAACTGGTGAAGGGCGTCTTTCAAGATGCGCAGCATCGGTTTGACTCACTGAAAATTGGGCTCAATGGAGCTTATCAGGAAGAGAATGCTGCGGTGGCTCTCGAAGCCTTTTTCCTCTTCATGGAGCAGAGAGGTCTGGCGGTCGATGAAAACGGTGTTCGGGAGGCTTTGCAAGCGACTAGCTGGCCGGGTCGTCTGGAAAACTTTGACCAAGGCGTCTATCTAGATGGCGCTCATAACCCTCATGCCATCCATCGCTTGGTCGAATATGCGCGCACCTTTTCAGATAAACGGGTGAAGATCCTCTTTGGTGCGTTAAAGCGCAAAGATTACAAGGGGATGTTGGAGATCTTTTCAAGAGACTTGCCGGAGGCGGACTTAACGGTGACGACCTTTGCTTATGGGGAAGTTGTCCAAGAGGCGGATGGCTTAGGCTATCCTTATGTAGCTGATTTCAGAGATTACTTACAGGATTTTTATAGCCGACAAGATGGCCAAGAGGTGCTATTTGTCACTGGCTCACTCTACTTCATTTCAGAAGTACGCGCTTATCTACTAGAGCAAGGAAAGAATCCTTTATAG
- the cpsA gene encoding LCP family glycopolymer transferase CpsA, translating into MNRSRKNKRSTRTSSWDQLRIVNSGLWVLTLLVAGLFLYNIFSYNILAFRYLNILVTALLVGGLFLTLGLILAGKAKKTTLFLLVLGLLGTSVGTYVTQQLVDVAGNVNRNANYTEFEMAVYVKADSPIQDIKEISSVAAPTGNNNADDLQALVEEVKKTRQHDLTIEDVESYVAAYQALQEDKTKAIALNSTFEDTIASVDADYAKKLKKIYSYKIRRQVETKAKADANADTFNIYVSGIDTYGPVTSVSRSDVNIIMTVNRKTKQVLLTTTPRDAYVPIADGGNNQGDKLTHAGIYGVDASIHTLENLYGIKIDYYVRLNFTSFLKLVDLVGGIDVENDQEFTSLHGNYHFPVGKVHLDSEQALGFVRERYSLEGGDNDRGKNQEKVIAAIIHKLTSTKALSNYNEIISGLQDSLQTNMPLPTIMNLVNTQLETGGSYKVTSQAVTGQGRNDLPSYAMPGSTLYMMELNADSVAQAKEKINQIMEGKNND; encoded by the coding sequence ATGAATCGAAGTAGAAAAAACAAACGTTCAACCAGAACGAGCAGTTGGGATCAGCTACGTATTGTCAATAGTGGTCTCTGGGTCTTAACGCTACTTGTGGCTGGACTCTTTCTTTATAATATCTTTAGCTACAATATCCTAGCTTTCCGTTATTTGAATATCCTTGTGACGGCCTTGCTAGTTGGCGGACTTTTTTTAACCTTGGGTTTGATCCTTGCAGGCAAGGCTAAAAAGACGACGCTATTTTTATTGGTTCTGGGCTTGCTAGGGACCTCCGTGGGGACCTATGTTACCCAGCAATTGGTCGATGTCGCTGGAAATGTGAACCGAAATGCCAACTATACGGAATTTGAAATGGCTGTCTATGTCAAAGCGGATAGTCCAATCCAAGATATCAAAGAAATTAGTAGTGTAGCGGCACCTACGGGGAATAACAATGCAGACGATCTTCAAGCCTTGGTAGAGGAAGTGAAGAAAACGCGCCAGCATGACTTGACGATTGAAGATGTGGAATCTTATGTGGCAGCTTACCAGGCCCTACAAGAAGACAAGACAAAAGCCATTGCCTTGAATAGTACCTTTGAAGATACCATTGCAAGTGTGGATGCTGACTATGCGAAAAAATTGAAGAAAATTTACTCTTACAAGATTCGCCGTCAAGTTGAAACCAAAGCCAAGGCAGATGCGAATGCGGACACCTTTAACATCTATGTCAGTGGGATTGATACTTACGGTCCAGTCACTTCGGTTTCTCGATCTGATGTCAATATTATTATGACGGTCAACCGAAAGACCAAGCAAGTCTTGTTGACCACCACTCCGCGTGATGCCTATGTACCGATCGCCGATGGCGGAAACAACCAAGGGGATAAATTGACCCACGCTGGGATTTATGGAGTAGATGCATCTATTCATACCCTAGAAAATCTGTATGGCATCAAGATTGACTACTATGTCCGTTTGAACTTCACCTCCTTCTTGAAGCTTGTCGACTTAGTCGGAGGGATTGATGTAGAAAATGATCAAGAATTTACAAGTCTACACGGGAACTACCACTTCCCTGTAGGAAAAGTCCACTTGGATTCGGAACAGGCCCTTGGCTTTGTCCGTGAACGTTACTCTCTCGAAGGTGGAGACAACGATCGTGGGAAGAACCAAGAAAAAGTGATCGCAGCCATTATCCATAAATTAACATCGACCAAAGCATTGAGCAATTACAATGAAATCATTTCTGGTTTACAAGATTCCTTGCAAACCAATATGCCCTTGCCAACGATTATGAATTTGGTGAATACCCAGTTGGAGACTGGCGGAAGTTACAAGGTGACTTCACAAGCTGTCACTGGACAAGGACGAAATGATTTGCCTTCATATGCTATGCCAGGATCCACCCTCTACATGATGGAGCTGAACGCTGATAGTGTGGCACAAGCCAAAGAAAAGATAAACCAAATCATGGAAGGAAAAAACAATGATTGA
- a CDS encoding IreB family regulatory phosphoprotein — MGFTDETVRFNLDDSNRKEISDTLKDVYLSLDEKGYNPINQIVGYVLSGDPAYVPRYNNARNQIRKYERDEIVEELVRYYLKGQGIDL, encoded by the coding sequence GTGGGATTTACAGACGAAACAGTACGTTTTAATCTTGACGATTCAAACCGTAAAGAAATTAGTGATACATTAAAGGATGTCTACTTATCTTTGGATGAGAAGGGCTACAATCCAATCAATCAAATCGTTGGTTATGTACTCAGTGGTGATCCTGCTTATGTACCTCGTTATAACAACGCTCGCAACCAAATTCGTAAGTACGAACGAGATGAAATTGTTGAAGAATTGGTTCGTTACTACTTGAAAGGGCAAGGGATCGATCTCTAA
- the recA gene encoding recombinase RecA, protein MAKKQKKLDDISKKFGDEREKALNDALKLIEKDFGKGSIMRLGERAEQKVQVMSSGSLALDIALGAGGYPKGRIIEIYGPESSGKTTVALHAVAQAQKEGGIAAFIDAEHALDPSYAAALGVNIDELLLSQPDSGEQGLEIAGKLIDSGAVDLVVIDSVAALVPRAEIDGDIGDSHVGLQARMMSQAMRKLGASINKTKTIAIFINQLREKVGVMFGNPETTPGGRALKFYASVRLDVRGNTQIKGTGDQKDTNVGKETKIKVVKNKVAPPFKEAMVEIMYGEGISRTGELLKIATDLDLIQKAGAWYSYNGEKIGQGSENAKKYLADHPEIFDEIDHQVRVRFGLIDDDTAVVVQDEVAESPLLEEVTLDLDDAIEIEE, encoded by the coding sequence ATGGCGAAAAAACAGAAAAAATTAGATGATATCTCTAAGAAATTCGGAGACGAGCGTGAAAAAGCGCTCAATGATGCCCTAAAGTTGATCGAAAAAGACTTTGGTAAAGGATCCATCATGCGTCTGGGCGAACGCGCAGAGCAAAAAGTTCAAGTCATGAGCTCAGGTTCCTTGGCTCTTGATATTGCCTTGGGTGCTGGTGGTTATCCAAAAGGTCGGATCATCGAAATCTATGGTCCAGAATCATCTGGTAAAACAACCGTTGCCCTCCATGCAGTAGCGCAAGCACAGAAAGAAGGAGGCATTGCTGCCTTTATCGATGCCGAGCATGCCTTGGACCCATCTTATGCGGCAGCTCTTGGGGTTAATATTGATGAACTCCTCTTGTCTCAACCAGACTCAGGGGAACAAGGACTTGAAATTGCTGGTAAATTGATCGACTCTGGTGCCGTTGACTTGGTCGTTATCGACTCTGTTGCTGCCTTGGTCCCACGCGCAGAAATCGATGGAGATATCGGTGACAGCCACGTTGGTTTGCAAGCGCGGATGATGAGCCAGGCTATGCGTAAGCTTGGAGCTTCAATCAACAAGACCAAGACCATTGCTATCTTTATCAACCAATTGCGTGAAAAAGTTGGGGTCATGTTTGGGAATCCAGAAACCACACCTGGTGGTCGTGCCCTGAAATTCTACGCTTCTGTTCGTCTAGATGTTCGTGGAAATACTCAAATCAAGGGTACTGGGGACCAAAAAGATACCAACGTTGGTAAGGAAACCAAGATCAAGGTTGTGAAGAACAAGGTGGCTCCACCGTTCAAAGAAGCCATGGTTGAAATCATGTACGGAGAAGGAATTTCACGTACAGGCGAATTGCTAAAAATTGCAACAGACCTTGATTTGATCCAAAAAGCAGGGGCTTGGTATTCTTATAACGGTGAGAAGATTGGCCAAGGTTCTGAAAATGCTAAGAAGTACTTGGCAGACCATCCAGAAATTTTTGATGAGATTGATCACCAAGTGCGCGTGCGCTTCGGTTTGATCGATGATGACACTGCTGTAGTTGTACAAGATGAAGTAGCTGAAAGCCCACTTCTTGAAGAAGTAACACTAGATCTTGATGATGCCATTGAGATTGAAGAGTAA
- the spx gene encoding transcriptional regulator Spx, with protein MIKIYTVSSCTSCKKAKTWLNAHQLIYKEQNLGKEGITKEELLDILTKTENGIASIVSSKNRYAKNLGVDIEDLSMNEVIDIILETPRILKSPILVDNKRLQVGYKEDDIRAFLPRSVRNVENAEARLRAAL; from the coding sequence ATGATTAAAATTTACACAGTTTCAAGTTGCACGAGTTGTAAAAAAGCCAAAACTTGGCTAAATGCTCATCAGTTGATCTATAAAGAACAAAACCTTGGTAAAGAAGGGATTACAAAAGAAGAATTACTCGATATTTTGACCAAAACAGAAAATGGCATTGCAAGTATCGTTTCTTCAAAAAACCGATACGCTAAGAATCTAGGTGTCGATATTGAAGACCTCAGCATGAATGAAGTCATCGATATCATCTTAGAAACACCACGAATCTTGAAAAGTCCTATCCTAGTGGATAACAAGCGACTTCAAGTTGGTTATAAGGAAGATGATATTCGAGCCTTTTTACCACGTTCTGTACGAAATGTTGAAAATGCGGAGGCTCGCTTAAGAGCAGCCCTATAA
- a CDS encoding SP0191 family lipoprotein: MKKFLLLVVAGLLVLVGCGNSQSKGGNSLSKDSVITRTFKIDRDVDEVDVVGKQEITVTVSYQGKKYKKVSIKLATHVSDEFKAEIKKMIDAEDDKEGAKQALIEGYEGEGGIDELRDYDGITVTSDWTGEAMVSEIEIDPDKVDFDDIKNSEDLGEICKMIKTYSPTLFIKNMEKNGFKEVK; this comes from the coding sequence ATGAAAAAATTTCTATTACTGGTCGTTGCTGGATTGCTTGTCTTGGTAGGTTGTGGGAATTCTCAATCAAAAGGGGGCAACTCCCTATCGAAAGATAGCGTCATCACTCGGACCTTTAAGATTGACAGAGATGTTGATGAGGTTGACGTGGTAGGTAAACAGGAAATCACAGTGACTGTATCCTACCAAGGAAAGAAATACAAAAAAGTTTCCATCAAACTAGCGACTCATGTGTCGGATGAATTCAAAGCTGAAATCAAGAAGATGATTGATGCTGAGGATGATAAAGAAGGTGCCAAGCAAGCCTTGATCGAAGGTTACGAAGGTGAAGGTGGCATTGATGAATTGAGAGACTACGATGGAATCACCGTGACATCAGATTGGACAGGTGAAGCAATGGTCTCTGAGATTGAGATTGACCCTGATAAAGTAGACTTCGATGACATTAAAAACAGCGAAGACTTGGGAGAAATTTGCAAAATGATCAAGACCTATTCTCCAACGCTCTTCATCAAAAACATGGAAAAGAATGGCTTTAAAGAAGTAAAATAA
- the ruvX gene encoding Holliday junction resolvase RuvX, which produces MRIMGLDVGSKTVGVAISDPLGFTAQGLEIIQIDEEKGEFGFDRLSELVKEYRVDRFVVGLPKNMNNTSGPRVEASQAYGKRLEELFNLPVEYQDERLTTVAAERMLIEQADISRNKRKKVIDKLAAQLILQNYLDRKF; this is translated from the coding sequence ATGAGAATTATGGGACTAGACGTTGGCTCGAAGACTGTCGGAGTAGCCATCAGTGATCCATTAGGTTTTACTGCTCAAGGTCTGGAGATTATTCAGATTGATGAGGAGAAAGGAGAGTTTGGTTTTGACCGTCTCTCTGAACTGGTGAAGGAATACCGGGTTGATCGTTTTGTCGTTGGTTTGCCGAAAAACATGAACAACACAAGCGGTCCTCGAGTGGAAGCGAGTCAAGCTTATGGAAAGCGCCTTGAAGAGTTATTCAACTTGCCGGTTGAGTATCAGGACGAGCGTTTGACGACCGTTGCCGCAGAGCGGATGCTGATTGAACAAGCAGATATCAGCCGAAATAAGCGAAAAAAAGTAATTGATAAATTGGCTGCCCAGTTGATTTTGCAAAATTATTTAGATCGAAAATTTTAG